A section of the Variovorax sp. PBS-H4 genome encodes:
- a CDS encoding DUF3159 domain-containing protein, whose translation MGIVRTALPMVAFVVTSAIGGITWGVSVSVLTALALGVAQFVRKRSMTSPALGLLAVSLASLVALLTGDRRDYFSIGIWMALGGAVLMVASILVRWPLVGVVWEFLRGGGLAWRKDRSAVRRYSWAGLIWIGIYLSRFSVQLALYEADQVAWLSASRIVMGWPLFAAGVFATAVFLWRSENRSRKQRLAGTPPRQEPTSSAVTGPAGEV comes from the coding sequence ATGGGGATCGTGCGGACAGCTCTGCCGATGGTCGCCTTCGTCGTGACATCTGCAATCGGCGGAATCACCTGGGGCGTCTCAGTTTCGGTGCTGACTGCGTTGGCGCTGGGGGTGGCCCAGTTCGTCCGCAAACGATCAATGACGTCACCGGCGCTGGGACTGCTGGCCGTGTCGTTGGCGTCCCTGGTCGCGCTACTGACAGGCGATCGCCGCGACTACTTCTCGATCGGCATATGGATGGCCCTGGGTGGGGCGGTTCTCATGGTTGCGTCCATCCTGGTGCGATGGCCGCTGGTGGGCGTGGTGTGGGAATTCTTGCGTGGTGGCGGACTGGCCTGGCGGAAGGACCGTTCAGCTGTGCGCAGGTACAGCTGGGCTGGACTCATCTGGATCGGTATCTACCTGTCCCGCTTCAGCGTGCAGCTCGCCCTCTACGAGGCCGATCAGGTGGCATGGCTGTCGGCGAGCCGGATCGTGATGGGTTGGCCACTGTTCGCCGCCGGCGTGTTCGCGACGGCCGTCTTCCTCTGGCGCAGCGAGAACCGTTCGCGGAAGCAAAGACTTGCTGGGACCCCTCCCCGCCAGGAACCGACCAGTTCTGCCGTGACGGGCCCGGCCGGAGAAGTCTGA
- a CDS encoding helix-turn-helix transcriptional regulator, with amino-acid sequence MSDPRIWAVPRLPRGLLDRPQVEKLLGSDAVIHVVHGPAGAGKTTVVAQWAHGLADPVAWVSVHPGNASRHVFWRDAATAVIRSFSDYPAVDPHSREPAWDAAAEIDALMTFLRSCPSLVLVIDGAHLIEDEAVFADLTELVTSSRSLRVVVTTRAHLSLMGSGVQVQMDVDVIGPESLVLQPEETAQILAAAGPAVSDHIDQAAHRAAGGSILAARLIAATVHSRTDRGSETDRPGLAAAGEEYLRKVLRQVPDDGRLVDFMLLTSTADTLPPPLAQVLVPTADVSHLLRVLEDVGGGMAGHVEADGTFVYHPLLREGLRARLRRSRPADLYRLRALVAQWELEHGDAFRAFDIAVEIDDLAFACHVAKRTWLDILRFHADGIIRATNGIKIWRLQQYPLLSTLMAAAHNTRAGGRFRAMEYFAAAALGSRIHHKTLNTVDRIILTTLEGSVLRVSGNVNRALTPARKAMLLIDHADPDTLDELGELLPALLANNGVTFLSHSRYTDAMHAFESAATAAAASTRPRAPLHPLALKAGTAALAGDLDHARTLVDFPHQTTFPAKEVGTYLATLYHVARTVLFMETFDFTAAAAELDLLDDELPTNEHRGLLLHLRALTVAGAGDPLRAAHLLRQSTVVDPALRRLAAPALAQLHATSAVLFTLADHVDHAQTALDAIPRRWRDHVQVQTALAALHRGHSASAEAILARQTPAEPTTRGQAERDLLSAILFWRAGRAATARHHFTAAAVALTSTRMRLPVLFLPADDLSALREAFPDPAFERLLGAGIPLIAPPLMTAARLTPRERLVMTYLARHLTASQIAAELHVSVHTIKSQMNSAYRKLGARRREEAVREATRLGLIGRGE; translated from the coding sequence ATGTCTGATCCCAGAATCTGGGCGGTGCCTCGACTGCCTCGAGGGCTCCTGGATCGACCGCAGGTTGAGAAACTGCTCGGCAGCGACGCCGTGATCCACGTGGTTCACGGACCCGCAGGGGCAGGCAAGACCACGGTGGTGGCCCAATGGGCGCATGGACTCGCGGATCCGGTCGCTTGGGTTTCGGTGCACCCGGGCAACGCTTCCCGACACGTGTTCTGGCGCGATGCCGCCACTGCCGTGATCAGGTCCTTCTCGGACTATCCCGCCGTCGATCCCCACAGCCGAGAGCCTGCGTGGGACGCCGCAGCCGAGATCGATGCCTTGATGACGTTCTTGCGATCTTGTCCGTCCTTGGTCCTGGTGATCGACGGGGCACATCTCATCGAGGATGAGGCAGTCTTCGCCGATCTGACCGAGTTGGTGACCTCGAGCCGGTCGCTGCGTGTGGTGGTCACCACCCGCGCACACCTGTCGCTCATGGGCTCTGGGGTGCAGGTGCAGATGGACGTCGATGTCATCGGCCCCGAGTCGCTCGTCCTGCAGCCCGAGGAGACCGCGCAGATCCTGGCTGCAGCTGGACCGGCAGTCTCCGACCACATCGACCAGGCAGCTCATCGGGCTGCTGGGGGATCGATCCTTGCGGCGCGGCTGATCGCGGCCACGGTGCACTCGCGCACCGACAGGGGTTCCGAGACCGACAGACCGGGGCTTGCCGCAGCCGGGGAAGAGTACCTACGAAAGGTGTTGCGACAGGTTCCCGACGACGGCCGGCTCGTGGACTTCATGTTGCTGACGTCAACTGCCGATACCCTCCCGCCCCCGCTCGCGCAGGTCCTGGTTCCAACCGCAGACGTGTCCCACCTGCTCCGCGTGCTCGAGGACGTCGGGGGTGGGATGGCCGGCCACGTCGAAGCCGACGGCACCTTCGTCTACCACCCGTTGTTGCGGGAGGGTCTTCGAGCGCGCCTCCGCAGATCCCGACCCGCCGATCTGTACCGGCTCAGGGCACTGGTCGCACAGTGGGAACTGGAGCACGGCGATGCGTTTCGTGCCTTCGACATCGCGGTGGAGATCGACGATCTGGCCTTCGCCTGCCACGTCGCCAAGCGCACGTGGCTGGACATCCTGCGGTTTCATGCTGACGGCATCATCCGGGCGACCAACGGGATCAAGATCTGGCGGCTGCAGCAGTACCCCCTCCTGTCCACGCTGATGGCCGCAGCTCACAACACCCGAGCCGGGGGCCGCTTTCGAGCGATGGAGTACTTCGCAGCCGCCGCCCTGGGCTCACGTATCCACCACAAAACCCTGAACACGGTGGACCGGATCATCCTGACCACGTTGGAAGGATCGGTCCTACGGGTCAGCGGCAACGTCAACCGGGCGCTCACACCGGCGCGCAAAGCAATGTTACTGATCGATCACGCCGACCCGGACACTCTCGACGAGCTGGGCGAGCTCCTCCCGGCCCTGCTCGCCAACAACGGCGTCACCTTCCTCAGCCACTCCAGGTACACCGACGCCATGCACGCCTTCGAGTCGGCGGCCACCGCCGCGGCCGCCTCGACCCGACCGCGGGCACCTCTGCATCCCTTGGCGCTGAAGGCCGGCACGGCCGCGCTTGCCGGCGACCTGGATCACGCCCGCACATTGGTCGACTTCCCGCACCAGACGACTTTCCCAGCAAAGGAAGTGGGCACCTACCTGGCCACCCTTTACCACGTCGCCAGAACGGTCCTCTTCATGGAGACCTTCGACTTCACCGCTGCCGCAGCAGAACTCGACCTGCTCGACGACGAACTACCGACCAACGAACACCGCGGCTTGTTGCTCCACCTTCGAGCTCTGACTGTCGCAGGTGCCGGCGACCCGCTTCGGGCAGCCCACCTCCTGCGCCAATCAACAGTTGTCGACCCCGCACTTCGCAGACTTGCTGCCCCCGCCTTGGCCCAACTCCACGCGACGTCGGCAGTGCTGTTCACCCTCGCCGATCACGTCGACCACGCTCAGACGGCACTGGACGCGATCCCCCGCCGGTGGCGCGACCACGTCCAAGTACAGACCGCACTGGCGGCACTGCACCGAGGCCACTCTGCATCTGCTGAGGCCATTCTGGCCCGCCAGACCCCGGCCGAACCGACCACACGAGGGCAGGCGGAGCGAGACCTGCTGTCCGCAATCCTGTTCTGGCGCGCGGGTCGAGCTGCCACCGCCCGTCACCACTTCACCGCCGCGGCCGTCGCGCTCACCAGCACCAGGATGCGACTTCCCGTTCTTTTCCTGCCTGCAGACGACCTGTCAGCCCTCCGAGAGGCGTTCCCCGACCCCGCATTTGAGCGACTGCTCGGCGCCGGCATCCCTCTCATAGCACCCCCCCTGATGACCGCCGCGCGGTTGACCCCACGTGAACGCCTAGTCATGACGTACCTGGCTCGACACCTGACGGCCTCCCAGATCGCTGCTGAGCTGCACGTTTCGGTCCACACCATCAAATCTCAGATGAACAGCGCCTACCGCAAGCTCGGCGCCCGACGACGCGAAGAAGCCGTTCGAGAGGCAACTCGACTCGGCCTCATCGGACGAGGCGAGTAG
- a CDS encoding SdrD B-like domain-containing protein, producing MPVGPAARTITIISSSIGDYVWNDTNANGIQDEGELPLAEFPVTLTGTDLDGNTVSLTTTTDAAGQVPVRWSGFRHLHGDVRPCRSPGRAVVHGQGRRRRPGGRFRR from the coding sequence CTGCCGGTCGGCCCCGCAGCACGCACTATCACCATCATTTCTTCCTCGATCGGCGACTACGTCTGGAATGACACCAACGCCAACGGCATCCAGGACGAAGGTGAGCTGCCCCTCGCCGAATTCCCGGTGACATTGACCGGCACGGATCTGGACGGCAACACCGTGTCGCTGACCACCACCACTGACGCGGCGGGGCAAGTACCTGTTCGCTGGTCTGGCTTCCGGCACCTACACGGTGACGTTCGACCCTGCCGCTCTCCTGGCCGGGCAGTCGTTCACGGTCAAGGGCGCCGGCGACGACCCGGCGGTCGATTCCGACGGTGA
- a CDS encoding helix-turn-helix domain-containing protein translates to MTATQFEPLRHEDFQKVLGERLRQHRLRRGFSLLGVEAITGGVITSGSLGAYERGSRKIGVFRLVELAQLYQVPVHELLAPAQPSPLPAGRKDTAVQEDLHHEIVLSIAAVHKSVAADIGPLRRLVLAMDPRRQLSFYVITPEQRRHLCILYNKTDHELHAMIKQWGLLKKKSRISKMADRRPSGSAAPAGPGPDSHIYHPDSANLSVALCGPQVLMKDAT, encoded by the coding sequence ATGACGGCGACACAGTTTGAACCTCTTCGCCACGAGGACTTCCAGAAGGTCTTGGGAGAGCGGCTGCGACAGCATCGACTTCGACGGGGCTTCAGCCTGCTCGGCGTGGAAGCGATCACCGGGGGCGTCATCACCAGCGGATCGCTCGGCGCCTACGAACGCGGCTCCCGCAAGATCGGTGTGTTCCGGCTCGTCGAGCTTGCCCAGCTCTACCAGGTCCCGGTGCATGAACTTCTCGCCCCCGCCCAGCCCAGTCCTCTGCCGGCCGGCCGAAAAGATACCGCCGTCCAGGAAGACCTCCATCACGAGATTGTGCTTTCCATCGCCGCGGTCCACAAAAGCGTCGCGGCCGACATCGGTCCGCTTCGACGTCTCGTCCTGGCCATGGATCCACGCCGTCAGCTCAGCTTCTATGTCATCACCCCTGAGCAACGACGACACCTCTGCATCCTCTACAACAAGACCGACCACGAACTGCACGCCATGATCAAACAATGGGGGCTTCTCAAAAAGAAAAGCCGCATCTCAAAAATGGCTGACCGCAGGCCGTCCGGATCGGCAGCACCCGCAGGTCCCGGTCCTGATTCCCACATTTACCATCCCGACAGCGCGAATCTTTCGGTTGCGCTGTGTGGACCTCAGGTCCTGATGAAAGATGCGACATGA
- a CDS encoding DUF5979 domain-containing protein — MTNTYQPGLTSVDLRKVVLDPTPAATGRATEFPGHAVLCPARRRGSHRLPGRAGHRRHRRQRPGIYLGSTCSVTEDDTNGAQVTIDPEGDFVVGTEGVAVTVTNTYQAVLSSIELHKVIVDPNPADEHGDAETFPVTLTCTAPGSDEPVTVEVELPRDGTVITLTDVPVGTVCTAEETDTDGGVSSIDPAGEFVVGEQVVAITVTNTFPPPPPVTPSPSSSEQPPTSVTPTSPVSSTVSVTPTQGTAPVVPAPNPPKGTAGGGLAHTGVSLATWLTVAALLLGLGGAVMLQARRPRKSGLHS, encoded by the coding sequence GTGACCAACACCTACCAGCCCGGACTGACCTCGGTCGATCTTCGCAAGGTCGTCCTCGACCCGACCCCGGCCGCAACCGGACGGGCCACCGAGTTCCCCGGTCACGCTGTCCTGTGTCCGGCCCGGCGCAGAGGAAGCCATCGACTTCCCGGTCGTGCTGGACATCGACGGCACCGTCGTCAACGTCCCGGCATCTACCTCGGCTCCACCTGCTCGGTGACCGAGGACGACACCAACGGTGCGCAGGTCACCATCGATCCCGAAGGTGACTTCGTCGTCGGCACCGAAGGTGTCGCTGTCACGGTCACGAACACCTACCAGGCGGTCCTGTCGTCGATCGAGCTGCACAAGGTGATCGTCGACCCCAACCCGGCCGATGAGCACGGTGACGCCGAGACCTTCCCGGTGACGCTCACCTGCACGGCACCCGGCTCCGACGAGCCGGTCACTGTCGAGGTCGAACTGCCCCGGGACGGCACCGTCATCACCCTGACCGACGTTCCGGTCGGCACGGTCTGCACCGCGGAGGAGACCGACACCGACGGTGGCGTCTCCTCGATCGATCCGGCGGGCGAGTTCGTCGTCGGTGAGCAGGTTGTCGCCATCACGGTGACCAACACCTTCCCGCCGCCGCCGCCGGTGACGCCGTCGCCGTCCTCGTCGGAGCAGCCGCCGACCTCGGTCACGCCGACCAGCCCGGTCTCCTCGACGGTGTCCGTCACCCCGACGCAGGGCACCGCACCCGTGGTGCCGGCACCGAACCCGCCCAAGGGCACCGCCGGCGGCGGTCTGGCCCACACCGGTGTCAGCCTGGCGACCTGGCTCACCGTCGCAGCCCTGCTGCTCGGCCTCGGCGGGGCAGTCATGCTGCAGGCCCGTCGACCGCGCAAGTCCGGTCTGCACAGCTGA